The following are encoded together in the Poseidonibacter lekithochrous genome:
- a CDS encoding trimeric intracellular cation channel family protein, whose amino-acid sequence MTALELADIIGIICFALSGFLIAVHYKLDILGVFISAFLTALGGGMTRDVLASKTPYVFTDTTPVLLVMATVLISLILKLHKIDDLEGKTVFIISDAVGLVSFAITGALVAIDNEFNFLGVLILAFITAVGGGTIRDILINRVPSILVSEFYATVAIIVGLVTYGLHLLGLHSLFTLILVFIAGVALRLLAYYRNWHLPTLSK is encoded by the coding sequence TGTTTTGCCCTAAGTGGTTTTTTAATTGCTGTTCACTACAAACTTGATATTCTAGGAGTATTTATCTCTGCATTTTTAACTGCCCTTGGTGGTGGTATGACAAGAGATGTACTTGCTAGCAAAACTCCTTATGTATTTACAGATACAACACCTGTATTATTAGTTATGGCTACTGTTTTAATCTCCCTTATTCTAAAACTACATAAGATTGATGACTTAGAAGGTAAAACTGTTTTTATTATCTCTGATGCAGTGGGATTAGTATCTTTTGCCATCACAGGAGCTTTAGTTGCTATTGATAATGAATTTAACTTCTTAGGGGTATTAATTCTTGCCTTTATTACAGCAGTTGGTGGTGGTACAATTAGAGATATTCTAATAAATAGAGTTCCCTCTATTTTAGTATCTGAATTTTATGCAACAGTTGCAATTATTGTAGGACTTGTTACTTATGGTTTACATTTACTTGGTTTACATAGTTTATTTACTTTAATTCTTGTATTCATAGCTGGCGTTGCTCTTCGATTATTAGCATATTATAGAAACTGGCACCTACCTACATTATCAAAATAA